From Polynucleobacter paludilacus:
ATCGCGTCATCAATAACTTCATGATCCAGGGTGGCGGTATGGGTGTGGGCATGAAAGAAAAATCTACTGGCGCCCCAGTTGAAAATGAAGCCAATAATGGACTCAAAAACGAGCGCGGCACCGTTGCCATGGCACGTACTAGCGACCCCCACTCTGCAACTGCCCAGTTCTTCATTAACGTCAATGACAACGATTTCTTAAACCATACCGCTCCTAATGCACAAGGCTGGGGTTATGCCGTATTTGGCAAAGTGACCGATGGTCTCGATGTCGTAGATACCATTCGCAAAGTCAAGACTGGCAATGCAGGCTTTCATCAAGACGTACCTGCAGAAGACGTCATTATTGAAAAGGCAAGCGTCACTGAAGAATGAGCGTTCAATGTCGTAGCGCC
This genomic window contains:
- a CDS encoding peptidylprolyl isomerase; its protein translation is MAKVLLKTNKGDITLSLDAVKAPKTVANFLQYVKAGHYDGTIFHRVINNFMIQGGGMGVGMKEKSTGAPVENEANNGLKNERGTVAMARTSDPHSATAQFFINVNDNDFLNHTAPNAQGWGYAVFGKVTDGLDVVDTIRKVKTGNAGFHQDVPAEDVIIEKASVTEE